The Mastomys coucha isolate ucsf_1 unplaced genomic scaffold, UCSF_Mcou_1 pScaffold4, whole genome shotgun sequence genome has a segment encoding these proteins:
- the Kera gene encoding keratocan — protein sequence MATPNCLILWVLLIADTVWTQSVRQAYEVQDPEDWDVHDDFYCPRECFCPPSFPTALYCENRGLTKIPPIPSRIWYLYLENNLIESIPEKPFENATQLRWINLNKNKITNYGIEKGALSQLKKLLFLFLEDNELEEVPSPLPRSLEQLQLARNKVSRIPQGTFSNLENLTLLDLQHNKLLDNAFQRDTFKGLKNLMQLNMAKNALRNMPPRLPANTMQLFLDNNSIEGIPENYFNVIPKVAFLRLNHNKLSDAGLPSRGFDVSSILDLQLSHNQLTNFPRINANLQHLHLDHNKIKNVNMSVICPTTLRAEQDAFIHGPQLSYLRLDGNEIKPPIPIDLVACFKLLQAFII from the exons ATGGCAACCCCAAACTGTTTGATACTTTGGGTGTTACTCATAGCAGATACTGTGTGGACACAGAGTGTGAGACAGGCCTATGAAGTGCAGGACCCAGAGGACTGGGATGTTCACGATGACTTCTATTGTCCCAGAGAATGCTTCTGTCCACCCAGTTTCCCTACTGCCTTATACTGTGAGAATAGAGGTCTCACAAAAATCCCTCCTATTCCTTCAAGGATCTGGTACCTCTACCTGGAAAACAATCTGATTGAATCAATACCAGAGAAGCCATTTGAGAATGCCACTCAGCTGAGATGGATCAatttaaacaagaacaaaataaccaaCTACGGGATTGAGAAGGGGGCCCTAAGCCAGCTAAAGAagcttcttttcctatttctagAAGACAATGAGCTAGAAGAGGTACCTTCTCCATTGCCAAGAAGTTTAGAACAATTACAATTAGCTAGAAACAAAGTATCCAGAATCCCTCAGGGGACCTTCAGTAATCTGGAAAACCTGACCCTTCTTGACCTGCAGCATAACAAACTGTTAGACAATGCCTTTCAAAGAGATACTTTCAAGGGGCTTAAGAACCTCATGCAGTTAAATATGGCTAAGAATGCCCTAAGGAACATGCCCCCAAGATTACCAGCCAACACCATGCAACTCTTTCTGGACAACAACTCCATTGAAGGAAtaccagaaaattatttcaatGTGATTCCTAAGGTGGCTTTCCTAAGGCTCAACCATAACAAACTATCAGATGCAGGTCTCCCATCCAGGGGTTTTGATGTGTCATCCATTCTAGATCTTCAACTGTCTCACAATCAGCTCACAAACTTTCCCCGAATCAATGCTAACCTGCAGCACCTTCACCTGGatcacaacaaaattaaaa ATGTGAACATGTCGGTAATATGTCCCACCACACTGCGCGCAGAACAGGATGCCTTCATTCATGGACCTCAACTGAGCTACCTGCGTCTGGATGGGAATGAAATCAAGCCACCAATCCCAATAGATTTAGTGGCTTGCTTCAAGCTTCTGCAGGCtttcataatataa